Genomic window (Verrucomicrobiaceae bacterium):
CGACACCCTGACCGAGCTTGATGAGGCCGAGTAACAGGTGCTCCGTGCCCACGTAATTGTGGTTGAAGCGGTCAGCTTCTTTACGAGCGAGCGCCAGCACCTGCTGTGCGCGGGGGGTGAAGTTATTCATCATAGATGGGAAAGGGGGCGGATTGGTTTTCCAGGAGTATCTGGCGAAACGTTAAGTGGTCGGGAAATGGAATGCAACCTCTCCACGGGGGATTTTCGTTCCCGGGCTGTGCTGACAGTTAGCAGATGATAAAAATCTGCCGCTCACGCACGCCGCTGCATCACCCGCAGCAGCTCACGTCCCTGCCGGCTTGGGTAGCCTGTTTCGGGCACATAATTTTCGATAATTTCAAAGCTGGGGGCAAAGAGCACGGCCAGTTCATCAGGCGTGATGCCAAAGGGCGGCCCGGTCTCGCCAGGATCGAGCTCTGGATTGATGAACCAGATGCCAATGAGCAGTCCACCAGGGCGTAGTAGCCGCGCCATCGCATCACGATACTGTACACGCAGATCTGGGGTCAAAGCGCAGAGGCAGGTATGCTCTACGACAGCGTCATAGTGACCTTCGTGCTGAAAAAGATCCTCGCAGACGAAGCGCTCCGCGAGCTGGGGGTAGAGCTGGCGAGCGCGGCTGATGGCCGTGGGGGCGATGTCTAGCCCTACGGCATCCAGGCCCAGTGTGGCGAGATGCGCCACATCATGCCCCAATCCGCAGCCTGGAACGAGCACGCGACCGGTGATCGTATGGCGCGTGAACCATTCCGCCAGCGGCGGAGAGGGCTCTCCACGGTCCCACGGAGTGAATTCATCGACGTAGGCCTGCTCCCAACTGGTAATCTGCATCTTCGCGAAGGGTGGTGTGTGAGGTGGTGGAATCGGAGGATCAATCCTCGTCCACGCTGCCGTCACCGCCATTGGCCACGTCCAGTGCACGCATCATCGCGTCCATGAACTCCTGTGCGGCCTCGATGGGTAGGATGATCGTGTCGCGTCGTCCGCGCACGTCCTCGGTGATTTTGATGAATCGACCGCGGTCGTTCTCTTTGAGGTCCAGGAAGAATATCTTCCTGTCCGTCACGATTTTTTCCGAATGCAGCGGCGGATTATGCGGCCGCCGTTCTTCATCTGATTCAAAGTTCCTCATGCCAGTGTTGTTTTAGCCTGCCAGGCTGCGGCACCGCGCCGCTGGGTATCTCCTGGAAGTCAGCCTGAGTGTAGGAACCTGCGTTCTCCTTGTCAATGCCTGTCTCGCAAGGCATTCTCCGCCCGTCATGCTGAATAAAATCTGGGCCGTCCTCCTTTTCATCGGAATCATCGTCGCGGGTATCACCGGGCACATCTCTGGCACAGGCAGCGTGGTCGATGAGGCGGCGAAGGCGGCTGAAAAGGCCGTGATGGGCATCGCCCTGCCCCTGGCGGGCATGATGATGTTTTGGCTCGGTGTGCTGCGCCTGATGGAGAAAGGCGGCGTGCTGAGTGCGGTGGTGCGCACTTTCCGCCCGGTGCTGCGTAGGCTCTTTCCTGATGTGCCGCCAGAGCATCCGGCGATGGGCGCGATGGTGATGAATCTCTCTGCGAACATGCTCGGACTCTCCAACAACGCCACGCCGATGGGCCTCAAAGCCATGGGGCACCTCCAGGAGCTCAATGTTCAAAAGCAGAGCCCCAGCAACACGATGGTCACCTTCCTCGCGCTGAACACTGCCGGCTTCACGCTCATCCCGATCACCGCGATGAATTTCCTCAATGCCGCTGGTATCAGCAATAGCTACCGCGTCATCATCCCCACAATCCTCGCGACGGCATGCACCAGCACCACCGCGGTGATCGCCGCACGCTTCTTCCAGCGCATGCCCCGCTTTGCGCAGACGACCGATGCACCTGAGGCCCCAGATGCTGTGGGAGTGCCATCCGCCAGCGCCAGCGGCATCTCCCGGCGGGCCAAAGGATGGCTCGGCCTGCTCACGGTGCTCTTTATCGGCATCTCTGCGTTGGAGCTAGGCCCACGGCACTGGCGGCCGGATTTCCTGGCGAAAACAGGCCTGCAAAGCGTGATCCAGAACTCCGAAAAGCATCAAGCTGAAGCGGCACGCATCATGGCCGAGAAAAAGGCTGCGGCTGCTACGGCACAACAAACCAGCGCCAGCGTGCCAAGCGGGGTCTCCCTCTGGCGCCGCACGATGGATGGTGCCTCTGGACTCGCCATCCCCGCGATTCTACTCGCGGCCGTGGGCCTCGCCTGGGCACGAGGAGTGCCGGTGTATGAGGAATTCGTCGAAGGAGCCAAAGAGGGCTTCCAGGTCGCTGTGCGCATCATGCCCTACCTCGTCGCCATGCTCTCGGTGCTCGGCATTTTGCGTGCGAGTGGTGCCTTTTTATTGCTGGAGCATCTTTTGGCGCCGCTACTCACGCTACTGGGTTTCCCGGTGGAGCTGCTCTCTCTAGCGCTCATGCGACCACTCAGTGGATCGGGTGCTCAGGGCCTGCTGACAGAGATCCTGACCCGCGCAGACCTGTCCGAGTCGGTGAAGCTGACGGCGGCTATCCTTTATGGCTCCACAGAGACGACTTTCTATGTGCTAACCGTGTACTTCGGCAGTGTCGGCATCCGCCGTTTTCGCCATGCCTTACTCGCGGGCCTCACAGCTGACTTCGTCGGCATGGTCGCCGCGATCGGCTTTGGGCGGTTACTCTTCGCTTGAGCTTGTTCCTTGTAGAATCGGCTTCCCAGGCGTAGAACAAGGCATCTGCGGCTCTGCCGCCTGTTCTTTTCCATCCTCTTCCACCCGCGTGAACCAATTCCTGCGGTGTTCGTCATCGAACTTTGTGGCCCGGCCCGTTTCAAACCATCGGGAGCTACGCAATCGGAGTGTCATGTCATGCCTTCACTGGAAGACAGCGCACCGGACCTGCGGGCCCCCACCTGGACCTCATGGGATACGTGAGCCCGCTGACCTCGGACGGCACAGGTGGGTTTGAAAGCGTCCAAGCTCCGCCTTGGGCGCTTTCTCTTTTGGTGGGGGATGTATTGAATTCCGCGTTTTATGCGGCATCGAAGACTTGTGTCTGAAATGCCCGCTAAACCCAAACGCCGTTGGCTAAAATGGCTCCTGCGCCTGTTTTTCGCCGGAGTCGTA
Coding sequences:
- a CDS encoding DNA-binding protein, whose amino-acid sequence is MRNFESDEERRPHNPPLHSEKIVTDRKIFFLDLKENDRGRFIKITEDVRGRRDTIILPIEAAQEFMDAMMRALDVANGGDGSVDED
- a CDS encoding methyltransferase domain-containing protein, translating into MQITSWEQAYVDEFTPWDRGEPSPPLAEWFTRHTITGRVLVPGCGLGHDVAHLATLGLDAVGLDIAPTAISRARQLYPQLAERFVCEDLFQHEGHYDAVVEHTCLCALTPDLRVQYRDAMARLLRPGGLLIGIWFINPELDPGETGPPFGITPDELAVLFAPSFEIIENYVPETGYPSRQGRELLRVMQRRA
- a CDS encoding nucleoside recognition protein; this translates as MLNKIWAVLLFIGIIVAGITGHISGTGSVVDEAAKAAEKAVMGIALPLAGMMMFWLGVLRLMEKGGVLSAVVRTFRPVLRRLFPDVPPEHPAMGAMVMNLSANMLGLSNNATPMGLKAMGHLQELNVQKQSPSNTMVTFLALNTAGFTLIPITAMNFLNAAGISNSYRVIIPTILATACTSTTAVIAARFFQRMPRFAQTTDAPEAPDAVGVPSASASGISRRAKGWLGLLTVLFIGISALELGPRHWRPDFLAKTGLQSVIQNSEKHQAEAARIMAEKKAAAATAQQTSASVPSGVSLWRRTMDGASGLAIPAILLAAVGLAWARGVPVYEEFVEGAKEGFQVAVRIMPYLVAMLSVLGILRASGAFLLLEHLLAPLLTLLGFPVELLSLALMRPLSGSGAQGLLTEILTRADLSESVKLTAAILYGSTETTFYVLTVYFGSVGIRRFRHALLAGLTADFVGMVAAIGFGRLLFA